A segment of the Pedobacter faecalis genome:
TGCCGCGCACGATATAAAAAAAGCGGTCGTCGGTTTTCCCCTGCTTCAGCAAGGTAGTCTTTACGCGGACATTCAATTCCGTCATATGATCCCAAAGGGCCGTCTCCAGCCCGGCAGCCAGGAAGAGGTCGGCATCCAGGCTGCGCAGATGCTCCATGAATTTTTTAAAAGGTTTTTGTATAGTCAGCATATATCTGGTTTAGTTGAGGGTCAAAGTTGAGGAGCCATTTCCTGCAAATCCAGTGGAAAAAGCCGACAAAAGTCGTATCACCGTACCGATAGTTGTCGGCCGCCCTGCAGCCTCCATGCCCCTACCTTGTTCGGGAATAGTCTGGGTCTGGTCTGGGCTTTGTTCGCAAAACAGGGTACCTTTTGTGGACAAGTGTTGGATTAAGCCCCCATTAAGCCCGAACCTGGTGGAGAGAGTTCCCGCATGAACTTCTCCTGAAGCACCTTGGCGGCGATCTGGGCTTCCTGGATTTCCCATGATCCAAAGCCCAAACGGACTTTAGAGACGCCTGGCTGAGGCCTGGCACCATCCGGGTGATAAGGAATCTCGCGGTTGGCCCGAACGATCAGATCCATCGATTCCTGCAGGTTTTTATCGCTGTGAAAGTCGAGCCATAAACTGAGGCCGCTCGAGGGTTTGATCATGTGCACCCCGAGGTGCAGGTAATTGTCCATTTCCATCCAAACCTGTTCCAGATGGGCTTTCTTAGCGATCTTCATGCGATTGATATAGGCAAATACTTTCCTTGTGCTGAACAGATCGGCAATGATTCTTTCCTGGAGGAGATCGCGGAATTCAAACTTTTGCTTAGGCACGGCCTTGAGCAGTTCGATAAACCCGGGGGCCGCCACAACGGTACGGATCTGCTGCATATAGGGCGTAAGCAGACTCAAAGCGCCGATGTAAATGACGTGACCGCCATGATCGTACCTAACCATCTCTTCGAAAGGTTTGCTTTCATACCAGAATTCGTGGTAATCATCCTCTTCAACAATATAGAAACCATAAGATCTGGCCAGATGGATGAGCGCAGCGCATTGTTCGGGCTTCAGATGACTGCTTTCCGGAAAACTGCATTGCGGGCGCAGGTAGAGCATTTTAATTTTGTTATGCTGCAGGAATCTTTCCAGATCCTCCACGAAAGAAGGGCGGGACATATCCAATGAATGACACACCACACCGGTTTCCTGCAAAACACCATGAAGCAGGATATCCTGCGGGGAGGTGTTTACCACCACATCAGCGGGACGCAGTAAGGTTTTCGTCACCGCATCAAGCGCCTGCCCCCTGCCCAGTATGACATCCAGGCAAGGCCCGGAAATCGAAAATTTCCTGATCACATCGAGATAGTGTAAAACGGATGCTTTAAGTGCCGCACCTTCCAGGTCCCTTACCCGATCGATCTGGTTCATGCTCTGGTATCTCTTCACATGCTGATTCATAAAATGGTGGTAGTGCCAAACGGGCGCGTACTCCGGTCCCGGCGTGTCGAACCCTATGGTTGAGAAGTTGGGCGTTGGCGCCGTCTTAACGCTGCTAATTCCATTAAGCGGAGAAATATACACCGGAAGTTTATCTAAAATTCTCCTAGGTTTATAAAGTTTCTCATGCCCCGGAAAGGTCTCCGACACAAATGTTCCGCGACCGGCAATCGTACAAATCCAGCCCTCCTCCGTAAGCAAACGATAAACTTTCAGCGCAGTGTTTCTGTGCATACGGTTCCAGGCACTCATCTGCCGGTTTGAAGGCAAAGGCGCTTTCGGAAGAAGCACACCATCCAATATTTTTCCTTTTATAAATCTGTAGACCTGGTCGATATAGGATCCCTCGACAAGTCCTTCAATAGTCCAAAAGCTTTGGTTCAGTTTCGGCATAATAATTCAGTTTTTTTCTAAATAACTCACTTAATTGCATTAAAAGCAAATATTAACGACAATAATTTCAGATTAGAAAACTGTCACACCGATATAAAACATAAAGTGGCACACTAAACCTTATTTTTCTGTTTACGATATTTGAGCTCATCCTTATGTATGTATGAATTAACTTATCTATTGACGTATGACGAATGCATTATCGACAACTAACGAAGTTCGAATAGCAGAGCTTTTCCTCTCCGCATTACTCCAGAAAAAAGACATATCGCCAGCAATGGCGAAAGATATTCTGAATTACACAACGCTGGGCTGGCTGGGCGACTACGGCCGTATCGAATATCCGGGACCGGCTGAAGACGGATGTCTGTGGTTTTCCCCAACCAGCATGGCCCATAGCTACACCTACGATCCGGAGCAGCAGCACACTTCGGGCACCCGCATTTACCAGCCTAAGGAAATCATCTTCAACAGCGACAGCCTGTTGTACGGTCTTAACCGAACGGATCATATACAGACGATGAGTGCTGGCGAGTGGTTGAGCATCCCTTTTACCGATGTACGCGCCTTAATGACAACACACGGGGACATTAATAATGCAATACAAAAGCTCGCCGAAGAGGAAGACCGCTGTTTCCGCAGGCGTACAGCGCTTTTAAAACTTCACCCGCTTGAGCGCGTTGGCCGGTTTACAACCGAAAACGGCAGTTTTATCCGTTGTTCCACCCCGGAGTTACAAGCTATTCATGTAAATCTGCCGGTAAGCGAATATCGGGAGATTGTTGAAAAACAGGGCTAACTGTGACAAATGGCGTAGTTAGCCCTGAATGAGCACCATAGTTTTGCAGTATAAAAATTTATAATTTATGAAAGAACAAGAAAAAACTTTAATTCATGGATCCATCCTTCACATCTTAGATTGGATGGCAAAAGAGTGTATGACATTTGGCCTCGCACGGGCTGTGCAGGAAGAATTAGCAGACATCAAAGACCTCATTGATCCCAACCCGTTTTTCAAGCCGGGCGGCGAGGGTGTTATTGGATTTCCGGGGGTGGACTGCCAGCTTTTGGCGCTTGTAGAGGATAAATTGGTGGTCAACGTCATGAACTCGGCAAAACGCATCATTGAGGCTAAAGAACATTTCTCCGCTATGGTAAACCAGGAACATATTAGCGATGCATTCAGCAAACTTCACTTCGCAATAGCCATCCAAACGTTTGAAAATATACCAAACTTTGATACGGAAGATTCCACCGATGATCAGGGCAGGGTCTACGAATTCTACTACATGTTGTTGATGAAGCTGAACGTTTGCGCACATCAGTGCAAGCTTGGCAGGTTTGACGTGTTTGACGAAAGTGACCTGGCATTCGAAGAACATTTTTATGCATGGTATGAGATCGACATGGGCGATTGTGAGGAAGGGAAATTGCTTACTAAACTTATGATAGATATATCGAACGACATGACCGCGTTTTGAGGTTTATTATTAAAAACGGGGCTATGAAAGAACAAGTATTAACCATGAACATCAGGAAGCTTCGGCACCAGGTAGGCAAATTAAACCTGCGCACCGCCGAAGGCCTGTTTAAGATCAAAGAACTGGACTTACTCCTGCCCTTTCTGGGCCTAATGGAACAGTTGCGCCGGGCGCTCATTGCCGGTGGCGGAAGAAAAACGGTACTTCAGCTTGCCGACACACGCGGAAGCCGCTGGGACATGAACATCAACTGCGTAGAAGGTGAAGCCCGGATTGACGTTTCGTCTGTCCAAACCCCATTGCAGCAGGGAGCGCGAAATGCCTTCAGATGGCGCGGCACCATTGCCACACTCTGTATGTCCATTGCAGGGATGAACAAACATGTAAAGAAAGGAGGTTCGATGAGGTAGCCGATTTATCAAAAGAACAATATCAAAAGACTAAAAGTCGCCCCGGTACTTTAAACCAGGGAATTTCACCATTTCAACATAAGAAAAATGGGAAAATATCTAAAAGGGATCCTGGGCTCATTCTCAGGACTGATTGGCACTGTGGTTGGTGCCAGCTGGAAAGGCATAGATTATATGCGCAGCAGACCAAAAAAATCAAATAAACCTGCTACGGAAGAGCAGCAGAAACAACGCGACACCTTTGCATTGGTAACCAGCTTTTTGCGGCCCATCACCGATGTGGTAAACCTCGGCTTCCAGGCCTACAACAAAGGTGAGACGCCTTATAATGCCGCGTTCAGCAGTATTATGGACAAAGCGATCACCGGTGTATATCCGGCCGTCGAAATCAACTATCCCCAGGTAGAACTGAGTCGTGGCAGTCTGCTCGACTGCCCGGAAATCAGCGTGGCGTCCGACGAGGAGTCGACACTGAGCCTTACCTGGGTAGATAATGCGCCCACTCCGGATAAGAACAGCAACGCCACGGATAAAATCAGCATCGTGGTATACAACCCGGTTAAAAACAAGTATGTCACGGCAATCAGTGTCGTGGCGCGCTCCACCGGCAGCTATGAGATGTCGCTACCGCTCAACTTCAGCGGCGACGAGGTTGCAGTTTGGGCTTTCTTTGCCGCAGCAAACGGCAAGAAAGTGAACGACAGCGTATTCCTCGGCGAAATACCTGTAATGTAGGCTATCCCCTTTTTATAAGGGTACTGAAGGCGGCAGCATCCCGTTGCCGCCTTCTTAACTATAAATCAATAATATGAGAGAATTAAGTTTAAAAATGGCAGGCAGCATAAAGAAAGAGCATACCCTGCTGGGCGCCTTGTTGCTGTTGTGGGGGCTAAGTCCCAATATGATCCAGTTGCTAGACCATACCGCGGGGCTGATTGATCAGAGCATCTGGATGCTGGTACTACTGGCCGTGATTTCCTTCCTGATGATGACCGGCCTGGCCTGGTGGCTATTGCAGCGATTCTGGACCGCCATGAAGTTACCTGCCCGGAGCAGGATGTTTGCACAATTTAACACCCTTGAACTATGGCAGCAGTTAAGTTTTTACTTTGCTTCCTTTGCCTTGCTTTTATTGGCAGCAACAGGAGCTTTGGTAGCCGTGTTGTAACGAGCGCCGAAGCCGCGCGACTGCTGAAAGTAGCAGCAGCCGAAGTAGGCGTACGAGAACTTACCGGCAATAACGACGGCCCCATGGTTGAGGAATACCTGGCCTATTCCGGCCTGAAAAAAGGGAACCCCTGGTGCGCCGCCTGGGTAAGCTGGTGCTTTGGAAAGGCCGGTTGGCCGGCGCCACGTAGCGCGTGGAGCCCTTCCCTATTCCCGCAGCGCAGGGCGGTTCAGGCTCCGGAGCCCGGGCTGGTTTTTGGGATTTACTATCCCGAGCTAAAACGCATCGCCCATTGCGGGATTGTAGAAAGAACGCAGGGCGACATGGTCCATACCCTGGAAGGAAACACAAACCCGGCCGGAAGCCGGGAAGGGCAAGGCGTATACCGCAGACTGCGGCACCGACGCAGCATAGCCCAATACGCAAAATGGTTTAATTGATAAAATTTATGGCTAGATATAAAGATGGCATAAACGGCAGCTTCAGCGGGACCGTCGGAAAGGTAGTCGGCGCCTCCTGGCGCGGCATTGACTACATGCGAAGTAAACCGGCCCCATTTGAAAGAACAGACGCGCAGCTTATACAACAAGCGAAGTTCACTTTGGTAAGCGGCTGGTTAAAACCCCTCAGGGATTTGATATGGATTGGGTACAAGTTCATCACCGATGCAAAAACCCCGATGAACGGCGCCATGTCTTATCACCTCACCGAGGCCGTACTTGGCGACGCGCCGGACTACTACAGGATTGATTTCCCGAAAGCGATCTTTAGTCGCGGTGAACTCATCATTTCCCTGATCCGGGAAATACATTCGCTGATCAAATGCCTGATAGAGATCATGTGGGACGACATCCAGGAATCCGTCTTCTGCAGCAAAGACGACAAGGCCACCATTATTGTGTATAATCCGGCAAAGGGCAAGTTCGTCACTTTTGAGAACGCCGCCGACCGTGCTGAGGGCGTGGCACGATTGACGGTGCCTAAGAACTTCTCGGGCGATACCGTTCATGGGTACTTGCAGTATGTAAGTGCTGATGGGCAAAGGGTGAGCACAACGCAGTATTTGGGTGAGATTTTAGTGGGGTGAGGTTATTTTGGATTTGGAAGCGGCGCCCGGAGGGTGCCGCTTCATTCCTTATGACTCGACAACAAAGCCTAAACCCGCACTACAATTGGGACGTTGAGAACAATACACACTACGGGATGGATTTTCCACAAAATTCCGGAACATAGTTAAGTATATTTCACATAAATCGCTATTAAACAGCCATGTGGAAAATCGGAACGTTTTAGTCAAACGGCAGTTTTTTGCTATTTAATTTGCCAAAAAGACATATTTTTCGTCTTATTTACCAAATTTATTAGTTTACACCAATCTCTCGGCATAGTTAATGCACTACTGATGTAAATATGAGTTAGTTATGAAAAAGAATACAAAAATCACCTCCGCTCCAATTGCAAGCATGGCCTCAGATGTTTTAAGAAACCCAAGTTCCTCGGCCATAGCTAAAGAACTAGCTGCGTCGGCGCTTTCTCAGAGAATTCCTTCTCACCAAACAGGCTCTAACCTGGAAAGCAAAGCGTCTCATGTTTTAAACAGCGATAAATACAGTGATCAGACGAAGCAACTTGCTGCGTCAATTTTGAGCCAGTCAAATAAAAGCCGTTAATTAATATCTATAAGCGATGATTGAGAAGGTATCTATTGGGGATGTCGTTGAATTTAGTAGGAAGTCGCCCACCTCACAGGTGACGATGGCAAATAAGTTGAAAAAACCTAAAAGTTCTGATGAAAAGAAAGATGGAGGTGGAAACTATTGGGCTAACTGCCTCAGTGCAATTAAAAGCGCATTGAAGAAGGATAGCCACCTGCCGATTTCTGAAAAAATTACTCAGTTGGAGAAGACACTAAGAGCTGAAAAAATCCAACGAAACAAA
Coding sequences within it:
- a CDS encoding DUF6266 family protein, whose amino-acid sequence is MARYKDGINGSFSGTVGKVVGASWRGIDYMRSKPAPFERTDAQLIQQAKFTLVSGWLKPLRDLIWIGYKFITDAKTPMNGAMSYHLTEAVLGDAPDYYRIDFPKAIFSRGELIISLIREIHSLIKCLIEIMWDDIQESVFCSKDDKATIIVYNPAKGKFVTFENAADRAEGVARLTVPKNFSGDTVHGYLQYVSADGQRVSTTQYLGEILVG
- a CDS encoding peptidoglycan-binding protein — protein: MAAVKFLLCFLCLAFIGSNRSFGSRVVTSAEAARLLKVAAAEVGVRELTGNNDGPMVEEYLAYSGLKKGNPWCAAWVSWCFGKAGWPAPRSAWSPSLFPQRRAVQAPEPGLVFGIYYPELKRIAHCGIVERTQGDMVHTLEGNTNPAGSREGQGVYRRLRHRRSIAQYAKWFN
- a CDS encoding GntR family transcriptional regulator, which gives rise to MPKLNQSFWTIEGLVEGSYIDQVYRFIKGKILDGVLLPKAPLPSNRQMSAWNRMHRNTALKVYRLLTEEGWICTIAGRGTFVSETFPGHEKLYKPRRILDKLPVYISPLNGISSVKTAPTPNFSTIGFDTPGPEYAPVWHYHHFMNQHVKRYQSMNQIDRVRDLEGAALKASVLHYLDVIRKFSISGPCLDVILGRGQALDAVTKTLLRPADVVVNTSPQDILLHGVLQETGVVCHSLDMSRPSFVEDLERFLQHNKIKMLYLRPQCSFPESSHLKPEQCAALIHLARSYGFYIVEEDDYHEFWYESKPFEEMVRYDHGGHVIYIGALSLLTPYMQQIRTVVAAPGFIELLKAVPKQKFEFRDLLQERIIADLFSTRKVFAYINRMKIAKKAHLEQVWMEMDNYLHLGVHMIKPSSGLSLWLDFHSDKNLQESMDLIVRANREIPYHPDGARPQPGVSKVRLGFGSWEIQEAQIAAKVLQEKFMRELSPPGSGLMGA
- a CDS encoding DUF6266 family protein, yielding MGKYLKGILGSFSGLIGTVVGASWKGIDYMRSRPKKSNKPATEEQQKQRDTFALVTSFLRPITDVVNLGFQAYNKGETPYNAAFSSIMDKAITGVYPAVEINYPQVELSRGSLLDCPEISVASDEESTLSLTWVDNAPTPDKNSNATDKISIVVYNPVKNKYVTAISVVARSTGSYEMSLPLNFSGDEVAVWAFFAAANGKKVNDSVFLGEIPVM